One segment of Sesamum indicum cultivar Zhongzhi No. 13 linkage group LG4, S_indicum_v1.0, whole genome shotgun sequence DNA contains the following:
- the LOC105160149 gene encoding STOREKEEPER protein-like, translated as MRPQRLSFSGDGEGEDEEDKQQTTHEADEETDSDSDSKSEEEESTAAVPPKKTKLNPPREEEGPVSGKEESECSAAKPSVKNTPFSKIFSEEDEIALLKGLAVFWADGRNNKWTEFYNFIKDNLQHQFTRTQVSEEIRRLKGKFENNFKKARANGDWLDLLDAHESAVFDVSKTLWGEDKCEAGDKHAEKEKETPQKGDRSRFQKKRKRAGKEHDADKEIMKNQKKTGKIDKEEFASAYPLVALSLNENGYPNFIKEKFLLIGREKLQELEEKWRDVKAAELSLELKRIDLIRRDLHNLL; from the coding sequence ATGAGGCCCCAGCGTCTGAGTTTCAGTGGAGATGGAGAAGGAGAAGACGAAGAAGATAAGCAACAAACTACTCACGAGGCAGACGAAGAAACCGATTCTGACTCAGACTCCAAAAGCGAAGAAGAGGAAAGCACAGCAGCAGTACCTCCGAAGAAGACCAAGTTGAATCCACCGCGTGAAGAAGAAGGACCCGTATCTGGAAAAGAGGAGTCGGAGTGCTCTGCCGCAAAACCTAGCGTGAAGAACACCCCTTTCTCTAAGATATTCTCCGAAGAGGATGAAATCGCTCTGCTTAAAGGCCTCGCCGTTTTCTGGGCTGACGGGAGGAACAACAAGTGGACCGAGTTTTACAACTTCATCAAGGACAATCTCCAGCATCAGTTTACCAGAACTCAGGTGTCTGAGGAGATTCGTAGGCTCAAGGGCAAGTTTGagaacaattttaaaaaagctCGCGCCAATGGGGACTGGCTTGATTTGTTGGACGCCCATGAATCCGCTGTGTTTGATGTGTCGAAGACACTGTGGGGAGAAGATAAATGCGAAGCTGGGGACAAACatgctgaaaaagaaaaggagacaCCACAAAAGGGAGACAGAAGCAGATTccaaaagaagagaaaacgGGCTGGGAAAGAGCATGATGCAGACAAAGAGATAATgaagaaccaaaaaaaaacGGGGAAGATTGACAAAGAGGAGTTTGCTTCTGCGTACCCACTCGTGGCATTGTctttgaatgaaaatggatATCCCAACTTCATCAAGGAGAAATTCCTTTTGATTGGCAGAGAGAAGTTACAGGAGCTGGAAGAGAAGTGGAGGGATGTGAAAGCTGCAGAGCTTAGCCTGGAGCTTAAAAGGATTGATTTGATTAGGAGGGACTTGCACAATCTACTCTGA
- the LOC105160150 gene encoding LOW QUALITY PROTEIN: dirigent protein 4-like (The sequence of the model RefSeq protein was modified relative to this genomic sequence to represent the inferred CDS: deleted 2 bases in 1 codon): MDYSESRPYESVQEKRTHLRFYVHDIPSGNKPSAVQIAGPNTTKKEDGPTPFGSTFAIDDLLTEGPEITSKVLGNARGIYVSSSQDKDLTLVLYIDLGFTSGKFKGSSLSVFSRNPITENHRELAVVGGRGRFRLARWFVLVKTYSLNTTNGDAVLEYTVEVVHP, from the exons ATGGACTACTCCGAAAGCCGGCCGTATGAGTCAGTTCAGGAAAAGAGAACTCATCTTCGCTTCTACGTTCATGACATTCCAAGTGGAAACAAACCAAGTGCAGTGCAGATAGCTGGTCCAAACACCACTAAAAAAGAGGACGGACCGACACCTTTTGGCTCCACTTTCGCCATTGATGATCTACTCACGGAAGGGCCTGAGATAACCTCA AAAGTCCTTGGCAACGCACGAGGAATATACGTTTCATCGAGCCAGGACAAGGACTTGACTTTGGTCTTGTATATTGATCTTGGTTTTACAAGTGGGAAGTTTAAAGGGAGTTCACTCAGTGTGTTTTCCAGGAATCCGATAACGGAGAATCACCGGGAACTGGCTGTGGTTGGAGGGAGAGGGCGGTTCAGGCTGGCCAGGTGGTTTGTTTTGGTAAAGACATATTCCTTGAACACCACTAATGGTGATGCTGTTCTTGAGTACACTGTGGAGGTTGTTCATCCTTGA